From the genome of Solanum lycopersicum chromosome 7, SLM_r2.1:
GGATAGCAGTGTCTATTGTAAATCCACAAAGAATCTGCTGCAACTCGTTCACTGTCTTGGTTACGATGCCAAGTATAATAGGCGTGAGTCCTGTTCTTAATTTCAAGAACCGCGTGCCCAAAACTAGCTTCACGATAAGCTGAGTAGCTTGGCTGTGGTTCTGTAAAACTGCACAAACAAAAACCAGACAGAGTCCCATAAGAAAATCTTCTCATTGcgatgaaataaaaatgagatcAGACCGAATAGGAGTCTAACTTGTTGGCAATGCCTTCAATATTTCCACCATCCCCAATTGTTATGTATATAGGAGCGGAAGGATCTTCAATTGGTGTACTCTGTCCATTTGTGATGTTGTACATAACATTTGATACTCGTTCCTACGAAATTGTCCATGCGACATATATTACCATTAATCAAGACCTATACATTGGTTCAAGGATGAAATTTTATAGGATAGAGTTGAGGGGCCAACCGAGCGTTCATAAGAATGAACATGTCCTGCAAACACCATGTCAACCTTGTTCTGAACAAACCAGGACTCAAACATTACTCTCATGCTTTCACCTTCCATGTAATGGTAGTTGTTACTGTTGTACCATGGAGAGTGAAGCAGAACAATTAGCCACGGAGTTTCAGTTCTGTTAACCTTGGCGAATTCTTGTTCAAGCCAACTATACTGTGGAGTATATTTACCTGAACAACATTATATAAGGTCAGTTACTACACAAACTGCGACTATTAGCAAAACATGTTTAGAAAATTGAAGTTATGTAGTTATTACCATAGGCTGAATAAGAGGATAGGACTATTATATAAGTCGATGCACGTTTGATTGAATACCAGAGAGGAGATGTACCCTGAGATGCCTTGTAGGGTACATGATACCTATGTGTGTATGGCTTGAACGGAGTATTTTCACCCTAAAAACATCGAAAACACACTCAAAAAAGAGTTCTTTTTTATGAACTATTAGTAACACATTGAAAGGAAGCATTACAATCTCAGGAGCAAAATCAAGTTCATGATTGCCAGCAGCAGTAATCCAAGGTTGATAGGCAGCACTCTTCTCAATAAAACGGCCAAATGTATCCCATCTCACGTTGTCATGAAAAGGGTAATGATCTGCATATGATAAATCACCAACAAACAACATAGCTTGGCCTTTTGGATTCGACAAATAATGCTCCAACGTTTGATTTGAGTCAAAAGTTTGCCCCAAATCCCCTGCATCCAAGTATATCACATTGTAACAGACAAACAGATATAAAATCCCGAGGCAGATATAGAATTTAAACTTAAAGTTGAACTCGTAATAATTCTTGAATCATGCTCACCAATAATGCCAAATGTGTAAGGAACATCTGGTCCAACTTTTGGCGGAGTTGTGAAGGAGAATGTTCGAGTAGAATTATGTTCTCCCAGTTGATATATGTATGTCACATTATACTGCATTTTgacccccccaaaaaaaaagaagtagaaaCAACGTATCTCGAAGAATCAAAAGCAACTAGAAAAAACACAAGAAACTATAGTCTATACATACCTTTAGTCGTTTGATTGTGGCATGATGAATATAACCTGAAGTATAATTATAGTATTTATAAGATGTGGTTTTAGCATGAGCTTTGTGTTTGTGATGATGATGCTTGGTGTTGGCCCCTTCTTCCCAAAAGGTGACATAATTTGATTGGCTTTCTAGTGGTGTTACCCATGAAACAATCACACTTCTTCCTATATGATCTCCTTGTGTTATATGAACCtgcattattaattatatacaacATAACACAATACAGTACCATACAATCTTTATTGGAACAATATGCAATAACCATCCAAACAAATtgcaaaattaataaataaattggtAACGAACCTGTTCGGGGGAATTATAACCAGGGGAGGAGGAAAATATTGAATTGGCATGTCAATTGAGGCTTCAGATTTTCTGATATAAGTGCTTGTAACACCTCCATTGCAAAAATCAAAAACTTGTAgcaataacaaaaatatgacAAGCCTATGCATGTTTAGAGTACTGATATTTGCTTAACCAATAAAGACTCTTAATGTTTAGATTTAACTCTAACTAGTGATTATATAGAATCCCTTAATTATGATGAGTTGAAAACAGAATTCTCTTCTAAGAAACCTTATTTATCTCGAATTTTATTTAGGTTATTTTATGCCTCTTCACTTGTTTAGAATTAATTAATCTTACAGTGGTTGACTTGTAATAGACAGCCCAAAAATAGGAGATAGATATGTAGAAGAATTAGAAGTTCTAtggttaaagaagaaaaaaaaaggaaaatacttttttatggaggaatgatttttatttttgatttttgattaaaaTCTATTTAACGTAAATAAACGAAAAGGAATGAACTTATTTGCAGTTCCAAAGTTTTTCTACTCAAATAAAAgaggaaaatatatttaattgtctTACATtacaatataaaacaaataggcataatacatatattagactctaaacttgaatttaaattttaacttcgaccttcaattttcataatgcacaaatagacactttaactattcaacttttaaataaataaacatatgagtcctacatggcacaATACACGTAGTACAACACGTACgacaaaaatgacatgtaagatatatgtgtctatttattcaactttatacaagttcaagtgtctatttgtgcacatccaaagttgaaggatataaatgtaatttaaaatcaagttaaaggacacatttatgtattatgacaaTTCCTAAGCAAGttgctaatttttttataaataatttttctaatattttgttttaacgGATATTAGCTTAGTTGAAATTCAGACAATTGTTTTGTTATGCTTGTTTCAGACCATGCTTTGTTTGCGATGCTTATTAATTTTTCTGTAGGGCTTTGTTGCCCTCTACTATCTATTTAACTAGGCGCAGTTGCTTTTGTCTAAGTATTTATTAactgtttgtatttttttaattagtttttaggTATGTGAATTACATGGTGTCACACGGGCAGATTACTTCATCTAAATTTCTTGTAAGAGGTTAGCTCGGCGTGATGGTAGTCAACTCCTACTCAATTCAGTTTATTCTGCCTAacgttttaaaatatattttttttctgccttagattatttttcagacTTTCAATAAGGAAATCAACACATAAATATACGGACAAACCCAacctttatatttataattgaaaCAATACAAAGGACTCACTCGTTGGAACAACAATTCTGTTCAACTTCGACTTCGATTTAAGGCACAACCACAAGTTGATTGTTGCATTAGACACTTCTTAAAAACCTCACGTTTTATTCTAAGTGTCTTGATGAAATTCCATACTTAATCTTCCCTCTTTCACCTTAGGATAACAAGTCTATCCTCCTTACTTAGCCAAATTCGTCCAACACACAAGGTTGTCCATTTATAGAACATGTGGCAGCCTTGTGTTTACATTGCATAGTGTTGTGACACATATGTAACATTTGTCAAATGCTTAGCCCACTAAATTAGACTTAAGTTGACATCCTCAACTGATAAGgcatttcaaatttcaaattcaaaagttaTTACAACATGCAATGAATCTGGACACAAGCGGTTACAAAATGGTAACCGCCACATGTGTTTGGCATGTGACTTGGCTGACTGGATCTCGTTTCTTTGCTGCATTTTCCTTCAATACTTTTGACTCTAATACAATGTCTAAACATGTATAGTCATTGCTTCATCAAAGTTCACCCGAATCCATCCGCACATTTTTCATGTCTGCGCACCATCGACGCCCTGTCGTTGCCTTAGCTTGCTTTGGTCATGTTAACTTTTAATCCACTTGTACCATTTCTAGTTTTCTTACTGCGTTTCATTCATAATTGACAATGCTTCAATTTAGCTCAACTTAATTTTTTCGCATTTGACCAGACCATGTGATTTTCGCATGTCAACTTTGTCTACAACCGATGTCGGTCAGCATCCAAGTCATGCCATGGGTTGTTGCCTTGCCAACTCCCATGTCATGTCCTACCAAAATATTTGAACCCATTTGACCATGCCAATACTCTGCTCACACAACGCATGATTGATTCCACCTACATTTGTCTTTAACAAAGTCATTCATGCCAACCCTTTGCCACGTCCATGTCTATATCGAGTCACTTGGTCAGGACCCTTACACACGGGTACCCCATGTTATtgcataaaatttttgaaataatacaaATGTAGATTTAAAAGGGGAAATGCAAGTTTAACTAATGAATGGTGAGCTTAGCCATCCAACTTAATTATTGAGTATAAGATGATTAGATATTATTTCAACAATTAAATTTAGTGGTAAAATTATAATGATATTCAACTTTACCctttgattaattattatataatatttcaacGACATAAAGGGGCGGATCCACATGGCTCGGCAATGGTGCATGTGCATTcgctaacttcaaaaaaaatgttgtatttatatgtatatatatcttaACAAACTagcaaaaaaaagaatataattaacaGTGCAcccataaataacataaatgtGCCCTTGTGTAGTTGATAAAAGCTAGTGGTGGCACTTGCAAGACCCAAGTTCAAACTCAACTagacctattttatttttttattttaaatttacctTAGCACTAATATTAGTGCACCCAAAATCTTCAAAACCTCGTTCGCCTCTAACGACATATGTAAATATAGGTGACGTTGGCTAGCTAAAAAGTACTTTATGTCTAATAGTTTTTTATGATGTATCTTTAAGAAATTGTAGCCaccttttttttgttaaaatgatCAGTTGTTTGTATACAAGGAAATTAGCTGAAATCAATTGGGAAAATGCACACGTACCCCCTCAACCCATgctcgaaatttcagagacatacttatattatactaaggtcttattacccctcTGGACTTATttcataagtaattttttacccttttttggCCTActtggcactagcttgaaaaaaaagtcaaccagcattgagcccacaagatagtgtcacgtaggccgaaaaggagtagaaaattattaataaaataagtttaggagaTAATAataccttagtataatataagtatgTTTGAGATTTCAGACATATGTTAAGGGGTACTTGTGCGTTATCCCATATCAATTCTCAGTATCTATACAAACTTTTCAGTAAAATTATTAGACTGCGGATCAAAGGAAAATCAAACAGAAAATGCAGAGTAATTATggcataagaaaaataatttaatactcACGTAACTCACTATTAAACGACCCCTCAGGTTACCACTTTCACCTATGGTTACATCAACAAAATCCCTAAAATCAGCACCAAGTTAGAACATATGATTAATGATTTATGACAAACTACGAACAAGTAGTTGGAAAGATATATTTGTCACTAAGAAGAAGTACTAATGATTATTTGAATAgtatgttattatatttaatatgacCAGTTTTTGGGACCTTCAATTTTTTAAGCCTAATTTAGTGCGCCACTAGTGATTTTGTTGGCTTGTAAATTTATAACCATTGAATTCACAAGGTGGGCCACCAGTAAATTTGttacaatattttaacatatgaTCATATTAGTGATAAATTTTTAAGATATCCATctctaaaatatacaaaaattaaggGACTTATGTAAATCTTACTAATTTAGGaattaattgtttaaatatattttaatttgcaATATAACGTgtcttatcaaattttggtgtcTTCTGATACGTTCAGATATATGCATCTTGGATATATATGGAAACAAATTTAGATGTAAATTGTTCTAAATACATTCTATCTAagtgattcacatgtatctaaGGTACATATCAAATCTCGTTTGCTTCCCTCAGCTCTCTCGTCTCATTCACCACTCTCTTATGCATTTGTTATCCCATATACATGCAAATTACTCCAAATACATACAGAGATACATGTATATAGTGTGATACACTGGTATCTAGGGTACATACGAATCTCACTCGCCTTCTgcaattaacattttttatatatatatttctaaagtctttagcgacatttgatctaatgacacttaattaATATCGATAAAAACATTAACACTCtatattaatattctatttattgcagctaaaagttatttttgttattatgatatgatagtGCAGTATgtctaattatataattgtttctttcaaatagacatttttgacatttctTGGCCACTTACGAATGAGATTCCAAATCCatggaaataaaatgattaACAATGCTTTTCTCTGTTTTATAATGCAATGAGTATTTAAAGAAAAGCACTGAGACAAGTTGCAAAATATTTTAACCCTCAACCACTACAGAATTCTAAGCCAAGTGAATGttaaaaacaacattttcaCAAATTTGATACACTGTAGaacaggaagaaaaaaaaaacatgaaaacatCAACTAAACAGAGAAATTTAGTTTATATTTCTTCCAGAGCTACACTTTTGTAagttccacaaaaaaaaaattatgacagtTCTATGCtaacaagaaaaagaatagGAGAAATTAAATCATTTCATCGCGGTTTTGGCAAGGTGATCGTCATCTCATTTATGGATACATCACTTAACTGCTGAGATTGCCAACTGCTACGAAAAGCAGGTTCTTTTGGTTCATGGATAGGCGTTGTTTCGTTGCTTAACATGAATGATACATCAGACATTGTTGGTCGATCAATAGGGATTTCTTGAACACAAAGAAGGGCAACTAGTATACATCTTGTTGCTTTGTTATTGTCGCAAGTTTCTCTTATGGAAGGATCGATCAACTCCAAgatttttccttctttccaCTTATTCCATgcctaaaaaaaatattcaaatgagttGCACCatagattaaaaaagaaaaacacgaAAATAAGTGAAAGAAAACAGAATTAGGTAATGTCTTGAGTGTTGTTACCCATCCTAAGAGGGACGCGGAAATTTCAGTCATTAAAAAGTCTGAGTTACGTTCACCACTCAGGATTTCTAACAGCAATACTCCGAAGCTGAAAACATCTGATTTCTCTGAAAATTGTCCATATACTACGTATTCCGGAGACATATAGCCACTATACCACATTTGCATAAATCAGTCTCCATTAGAAATACAGAATGACATAAAGCTCCGAGACCACAAATCATAAGGGGTTATTACTTACTATGTACCAACGACTCGATTTGTATTGGCCTGTGTTTGATCAGTTCCGAAAATCCTTGCCATTCCAAAGTCTGATATTTTAGGGATCATCTCTTGATCTAGCAAAATGTTGCTTGCTTTTAAGTCCCTGTGGATGACTTTTAATCTCGAGTATTTATGCAAGTACAGCATTCCTTGAGCAATTCCTTCTATGATCCCCAAACGTGTAACCCAATCGAGTGTAAACTTCAACGAAGGatctaaaaagaaaatgaacatcTCATTAACAAAGGGAATTGAGAGGACTAAGAGATTTAAGTTATGTGAAGTCTTAAAACGGAGTAGAAGACGAACCAAACAGAAATTTGTCCAAGCTGCAATTGGACATATACTCATAGATTAGTATCTTTTCCTCCCCTTCAACACAGCATCCTAAGAGGCTGACAAGATTCTTATGCTGCAGTTTCGCGATTAGcttcaattcattcataaacTCCTCCAGTCCTTGTGATGACCTCTTGCTTAGTCTTTTGATGGCTACGTCCCCGAACTCAGCTAAAAAACCCTGAAACAGAATGCTTAAATCCACATACTTCATAGTCATGAAACAAAAATGAGACGTATGATGTCTCTCTCAAAGTAGCAGCAGTAAAATATCAACGCTGAATTTAGTTTAGCACCTTAAACACAGGACCAAATCCACCTTCTCCAAGTTTGTGTTCTTCATGAAAGTCGTTAGTAGCCTCTCTTATTTTCTGAAGATTGTATTGCAGCAATTTCATATCGTTTTTTTCAACCGAATATAAACCAGACACGGACCTAATGAAAGCTTTAGTTCCATTCTTCCAGCCTAAGCATCAAACAGCAATCCGTAAAGCAAGCCAGTGTAATTTATACGAAATTCGAGTTCAGTATTAGTAGTATATTAGACACACCTTGTCTTCTCAAGTGCTTTCCTTTGaagataatgaaaaaaatacttataagaACAAAGATGACAGATATTGCAGAAACAATTCTCGCAACGAAAACTCTGTGTCTGTGAGCTGAATTCCTAGATCCACCATGACTAACTGCATCCagaagaaaagtaaa
Proteins encoded in this window:
- the LOC101244016 gene encoding LOW QUALITY PROTEIN: purple acid phosphatase 5-like (The sequence of the model RefSeq protein was modified relative to this genomic sequence to represent the inferred CDS: inserted 1 base in 1 codon), whose protein sequence is MHRLVIFLLLLQVFDFCNGGVTSTYIRKSEASIDMPIQYFPPXPGYNSPEQVHITQGDHIGRSVIVSWVTPLESQSNYVTFWEEGANTKHHHHKHKAHAKTTSYKYYNYTSGYIHHATIKRLKYNVTYIYQLGEHNSTRTFSFTTPPKVGPDVPYTFGIIGDLGQTFDSNQTLEHYLSNPKGQAMLFVGDLSYADHYPFHDNVRWDTFGRFIEKSAAYQPWITAAGNHELDFAPEIGENTPFKPYTHRYHVPYKASQGTSPLWYSIKRASTYIIVLSSYSAYGKYTPQYSWLEQEFAKVNRTETPWLIVLLHSPWYNSNNYHYMEGESMRVMFESWFVQNKVDMVFAGHVHSYERSERVSNVMYNITNGQSTPIEDPSAPIYITIGDGGNIEGIANNFTEPQPSYSAYREASFGHAVLEIKNRTHAYYTWHRNQDSERVAADSLWIYNRHCYPKKESSSMA